The sequence below is a genomic window from Nevskiales bacterium.
TATACAATCTTCGTCCCCGAGATTCCTGTCCAACCCAAAGTTTTTTGCCCCTGCGGGCAGCGGGAGAACACGTCATATGAAACGCGCGTTTCTGGTTCTGCTTGCGTCCGGTTGGCTGGCCAGTGCCCAGGCCTCGGCCGTCGGCCAAGGCGATGCCAAGGCCGGTGAGACCAAGGCCGCCCCCTGTGCCGCCTGCCACGGCCCGGCCGGCAACAGCTTCAATCCGCTGTGGCCGAAGCTGGCCGGGCAGGGCGCGCCGTACACGGTGAAGCAGCTGCAGAAGTTCAAGAGCGGCGAGCGCATGAATCCGATCATGGCGGCGCAGGCGGCGAACCTGTCGGAGCAGGACATGCTCGACATCGCCGCCTACTACGCGCAGCAGAAGCCGAGCCTGGGCGCAGCCCTGCCCGAGCTCGCCGCCCAGGGCGAGAAGCTTTACCGCGGCGGCAATGCCGAGAGTGGCGTGCCCGCCTGCCTGGGCTGCCATGGCCCGAGGGGCGAGGGCGTCGCGGCCTCCGCCTACCCGCGCATCGGCGGCCAGCAGCCCGGCTATACCGAGGCGCAGCTGCGCGCTTACCGCGACGGCAGCCGCAAGGCGCCGATGATGAGTATCATCACGGCCAAGATGACCGACGAGGAGATCCGCGCGGTCTCGTCCTACCTCGCTGGCCTGCACTGATTCCGCTGGAGAGCGTCATGCGTCGTAGCTTCCTGTGGCTCCTGCTCGCGCTACTGCCGATCACCGCCTGCAGCGCGGAGCAGTCTTCGGCGCCTTCCGCCGCCGGGGCGTCGGCCACGCAGGGCGGCAATCCGCCCGTGCAACTGGCGGCCAATACGCCGCCGCCGGCCGCCGCGGGCGAGCGCTACGTCGTGCTGCCGAACCCGCAGCCGACCCAGACGCCGGGCAAGATCGAGGTGGTCGAGATCTTCCTCTACACCTGCCCGCACTGCTATGCCTTCGAGCCGCACGTGAACGCCTGGAAGCAGAAGCTGCCGGCGGACGTGGCCTTCGTGCGCGTGCCCGCCACCTTCGGCCCGACCGGCCCGCTGCTGGCGCGCACCTATTACGCCGCCGAGGCGCTCGGCGTACTCGACAAGATGCACCCCGTCATCTTCGACGCCATCCACAAACAGCGCCGCGCGCTCAACAACGAAGAAGACGTGCTCAAGCTGTTTGCCGAGCAGGACGTGGATCCCGGCGTGATGCGCGCCACCCTGCACAGCTTCGCGGTGGACAGCAAGTTTCGCCGCGCGCAGCAGCTCGAGGTCGGCTACGGCGTGACCGGCGTGCCGGCCATGGCCGTCAACGGCAAGTACGGGATCAGCATCGCCCGGCTCGGCCCCGAGGGCATGCTCAAGGTGGCCGACGAGCTCATCGCCAGGGAACGGGCGGCCGCGCGCTGAACGCCGGGCCGCCAGCATTGGCCGCATGATCGTCCCCGTCCTGCTGGCCGGCGGTTCTGGCACGCGGCTGTGGCCGCTGTCGCGCGAGCTGCATCCCAAGCAGTTTCTCAACCTGGCCGGCGAGCAGTCGTTGCTGGAGCAAACCTTCCTGCGCCTGCGCGAAATCCCGCAAGCCGATACGCCGCTGGTGGTGGCGCGCGAGGAGCACCGCTTCCTGGTCGCGGAACAGGCGCGCCGCGCCGGCTGCACGCCGGCCATCCTGCTCGAGCCGGCGCCACGCAACACCGCCCCCGCCATCGCACTGGCGGCGCTCCAGGCCGCCCGGCACCGGGGCGGCGATGCCCTGCTGCTAGTGCTGCCCTCCGATCACGTGATCCTGGACGTGGGCGCGTTCGCGCGCGCCGTCGCCGCCGCGGTGCCCGCGGCCGCCGATGGCAAGTTCGCTACCTTCGGCATCGTGCCGAAGCTGCCGGAGACCGGCTATGGCTACATCAAGGCCGGCGGCGAGATCGCGCCCGGGGTGCGCGCGCTGGAACGCTTCGTCGAGAAGCCCGACCGCGACACCGCCGAGCGTTACCTGGCGGAGGGCGGCTACTATTGGAACAGCGGCATGTTCCTGTTCCGCGCCGACGCCTACCTCGCCGAGCTGGAGCGCCATGCCGCGGACATCGCCGCCGCCGCGCGCGCCGCCCATGCGGGGCTGCGCGCGGACGGCGACTTCCTGCGCGTCGAGGCCGAGGCCTTCCGCGCCTGCCGCAGCGACTCGATCGATTACGCCGTGATGGAGAAGACCCACGACGCAGTGGTGGTGCCGATGCAGGCCGGCTGGAGCGACCTGGGCAGCTGGAGCGCGGTGGCGGAGATCGGTGCGTGCGACGCGCAGGGCAACGTGCTGCAGGGTGACGTGCTGGCCGAGGATATCGCCGGCTGCTTCATCCGCAGCGACGGACGGCTGGTGGCCGCACTGGGCCTGCGCGACCAGGTGGTGGTCGAGACCCGCGACGCGGTGCTGGTGGCCGACAAGTCGCGCGTGCAGGACGTCAGGAAGATCGTGCAGCGACTGGAGGCGGCCCGGCGCAGCGAAGCGCGCGAGCATCGCCGCGTGTACCGGCCCTGGGGGT
It includes:
- a CDS encoding c-type cytochrome; translated protein: MKRAFLVLLASGWLASAQASAVGQGDAKAGETKAAPCAACHGPAGNSFNPLWPKLAGQGAPYTVKQLQKFKSGERMNPIMAAQAANLSEQDMLDIAAYYAQQKPSLGAALPELAAQGEKLYRGGNAESGVPACLGCHGPRGEGVAASAYPRIGGQQPGYTEAQLRAYRDGSRKAPMMSIITAKMTDEEIRAVSSYLAGLH
- a CDS encoding thiol:disulfide interchange protein DsbA/DsbL, coding for MRRSFLWLLLALLPITACSAEQSSAPSAAGASATQGGNPPVQLAANTPPPAAAGERYVVLPNPQPTQTPGKIEVVEIFLYTCPHCYAFEPHVNAWKQKLPADVAFVRVPATFGPTGPLLARTYYAAEALGVLDKMHPVIFDAIHKQRRALNNEEDVLKLFAEQDVDPGVMRATLHSFAVDSKFRRAQQLEVGYGVTGVPAMAVNGKYGISIARLGPEGMLKVADELIARERAAAR
- a CDS encoding mannose-1-phosphate guanylyltransferase/mannose-6-phosphate isomerase, which codes for MIVPVLLAGGSGTRLWPLSRELHPKQFLNLAGEQSLLEQTFLRLREIPQADTPLVVAREEHRFLVAEQARRAGCTPAILLEPAPRNTAPAIALAALQAARHRGGDALLLVLPSDHVILDVGAFARAVAAAVPAAADGKFATFGIVPKLPETGYGYIKAGGEIAPGVRALERFVEKPDRDTAERYLAEGGYYWNSGMFLFRADAYLAELERHAADIAAAARAAHAGLRADGDFLRVEAEAFRACRSDSIDYAVMEKTHDAVVVPMQAGWSDLGSWSAVAEIGACDAQGNVLQGDVLAEDIAGCFIRSDGRLVAALGLRDQVVVETRDAVLVADKSRVQDVRKIVQRLEAARRSEAREHRRVYRPWGSYEDLAVGPRFRVKHIVVKPGARLSLQMHHHRAEHWVVVSGTAKVTCGAREFMLSEDQSTYIPIGEKHRLENPGKLPLELIEVQTGSYVGEDDIVRFEDAYGRTSK